Genomic segment of Geminocystis herdmanii PCC 6308:
GTGGCAATTCAAGATTTACCCATTGACTCCATTGCCCTTTTTGATGGGAAATTTTGCCAATCCAATCATAATTTTTTTCCCAAAATTGATGAGGAAAACGGAGATATAATTTATTTAAAACTCCCATACCTAATTGATTAATTGCCTTTAATTTTTCTTTTGGTAAAGGCGGAGAAAATTTAACTATATTTTTCTGTAAAACTCCTAATGGTAGAGTTACTATTACTATATCTCCTCGAAAATTACCTTGATTAGTCAGAATATTAATTCCTTGATTGTTAGATTCGATCGACTCTACTTGATGATTAAGTTTAATATCTAATCCTGTGGCTAAATAGTCACTAATCAGATTATAACCTTTAACAAATAGTAAATCATTTCCATCAAATTCTTTGGTTTCATCAAAATAGAAAGCTGAAAGTTGAGATATATCTTCGGCGTATTCTTGTTCGATAATCGAGTTAAATAAATACTCAAAATTAGCTCGATCAAAATCGGATAATTGATGCCAATTTAATTCTTTTTCTACGGCTTTTTGTAAAGAAATATCGTCATTATAATTATCTTGAATTGTGCTAATAATCGTTTCTAATTTTGTCGTTAATTTTTCTAAATTTTCTTCTTGTTTATCAGTAATTATCTTACCATTAAGATCATAAATAATCGAGCTTTCACTCTTAGTAGGAAAAACTTGAGCATTAATAGAATTAGCTAATTTGGCTATAGGATTACCTTCTTTTCCATGAATCCAAGAAGCCCCCATATCCACAAAAGCATCATTCCATTTTTTACTTGTCCATAAACGTCCACCTATACGATTTCTACCCTCTAATAAAAGCACATCGAAACCTTGATTTTGTAAAGTTTTACCTGCACTTAATCCGGCTATTCCTGCACCGATAATAATAATTTTCTGTTTAGATTTATTGCTAGAATTTTTTTGATTATCAGCTAAGTTTTTAGATGCAAAAATATGAGCAAATATGACACTAGATACTATTAGAAAAAAACGACGATTAATCATGAATAATGAACAATTAACAGTGTACAATTGAGAGGTGTCAGGTGTCAGGTTTTATTTAACTCTCCCTACTCCCTACTCCCTACTCTCTACTCTCTACTCCCTACTCCCTACTGAATTTAACCTAATCGCCATGCTAGAATGTTTTACATTACTTAACAAAAATCGAGATTACCTTAGAGGCAACGCAGATGAAACGCATCGTATTAATAACAGGATTTGAGACTTTTAATAGTAGTTTATACCGTCAATCAGCTTCGATCGCAACATCTCGCTGTGAAGGTTTAGAAGTTATCGTTTTCACCGATGGGGATATTAATACTCAAAGAGAAAAAGTGGAATCTGCGTTACAAACTGCTGATGTTTTCTT
This window contains:
- a CDS encoding flavin monoamine oxidase family protein, with the translated sequence MINRRFFLIVSSVIFAHIFASKNLADNQKNSSNKSKQKIIIIGAGIAGLSAGKTLQNQGFDVLLLEGRNRIGGRLWTSKKWNDAFVDMGASWIHGKEGNPIAKLANSINAQVFPTKSESSIIYDLNGKIITDKQEENLEKLTTKLETIISTIQDNYNDDISLQKAVEKELNWHQLSDFDRANFEYLFNSIIEQEYAEDISQLSAFYFDETKEFDGNDLLFVKGYNLISDYLATGLDIKLNHQVESIESNNQGINILTNQGNFRGDIVIVTLPLGVLQKNIVKFSPPLPKEKLKAINQLGMGVLNKLYLRFPHQFWEKNYDWIGKISHQKGQWSQWVNLELPLKKPILLGFNAGKFGREIESWSDEKIVTDAMKNLRQIFGNSIPQPIDYQLTRWSQDTFTYGSYSYYATNSTPNHRRELAKPINQQIFFAGEATSLDYPATVHGAYLSGLRVSQEVSALK